TAATAATGCGGAAAATTTAAAATAAAATACACTTATTTACTTAAGCAAAATGTTAAGTAAATAAGTGTATTTTTTATAAGTGTATCTTTAACTTATCCCAAATTTCTGAGAAATTTTCAAATTCTATAAAATCTTTGTTTTTTTCTTTTAGAAGATTTACTAATTTCCCTTTAGCAAAAACAACATCTGCTTCTAATGCAGGTTTAAGATCGGGAGTACTATCTCCAGCATAAAATATTTTTTTATAATTAATTCTTAATTTCTTTAATACAATTGATTTATCAATGCCATATAAGTCTGAGTAAAATTCATCATGCTCATCTAAATCAAAGTGAATTCCATTATCTTTGAAAACACTTTTATTTGCATAAACATCTACTCCTTCTATATGGTTTTTTTCAAGTACCTTATCTATGTAATAATTTGTTCCTGCGCTTATAATAATAAAATCTCCACCGGCAGCTTTAACCTCATCAATGAAAGGAATAGCTGTAGGATCAAAGGCAATATTTAAAATATCTTCGAGAAGCTCTTCTTCGTTTCTATGAACGTTATTAAAAACATAGTTTAAATATTCTCTATCCTTCATTTCTCCATTTTTCCAAGATTTAAATATGGGTGAAAGTTCTTCTTTATAATACAGATCAGATAATATTTTATAAAAATCTTTTTTAGTAAGGGTTCCATCAAAATCAGATATAAATGCAAAATCTTTCATTATATTAATCTCCTTGTAAGCTTATTGTAGAGTTAGTTTGCACAGCTCCAATAATAGTATAACAAAAAAACGAAGAAATGTAATGTTTTATAGTTATCATACATGATGTTATATAAACTTAGTTAGTATAGAATTATTAAAATATGTTTTTTATACATAGATATATTAGATAGACAGGCAAAAGAGAAATATCTTGCCTGTCCTATTTTTTTATTTATTGCATTTAATTAATTTCAAAATTAAATAATAAAAGTAATAGCAAGGAAAATCGTCAATAATCGAGTTAGAACTATGAGCAAAGTATATAGCTTGTCTAAATGAGCATAAATGGATGCAAGAACATTCTAAGCGAGCGTTATCAAAGCTGTAGTAAAATCCTAATAGGGATTATAATCTCTTTATGCGATATTGCAGTAAATAGCAAAAATTAAAAGATTTAGTTTTAT
This window of the Clostridium estertheticum genome carries:
- a CDS encoding MtnX-like HAD-IB family phosphatase, which encodes MKDFAFISDFDGTLTKKDFYKILSDLYYKEELSPIFKSWKNGEMKDREYLNYVFNNVHRNEEELLEDILNIAFDPTAIPFIDEVKAAGGDFIIISAGTNYYIDKVLEKNHIEGVDVYANKSVFKDNGIHFDLDEHDEFYSDLYGIDKSIVLKKLRINYKKIFYAGDSTPDLKPALEADVVFAKGKLVNLLKEKNKDFIEFENFSEIWDKLKIHL